From one Nitrosococcus halophilus Nc 4 genomic stretch:
- a CDS encoding type II toxin-antitoxin system RelE/ParE family toxin yields the protein MHLLVTPSFAQAAKKLHRAQKAELDKAVRSVSTNPEVGEVKVGDLAGIRVYKFHLSNQLCLLAYRILEKDKLKLLTFGPHENFYHDLKRRND from the coding sequence TTCGCACAGGCGGCAAAAAAGCTGCATCGGGCCCAGAAAGCTGAGTTGGACAAGGCGGTCCGATCTGTCAGCACTAATCCGGAAGTTGGGGAGGTCAAAGTCGGTGATCTAGCCGGGATAAGAGTCTACAAATTCCATCTATCAAATCAGCTGTGTCTCCTGGCCTACCGCATCCTCGAAAAGGATAAATTGAAACTGTTGACCTTTGGTCCCCATGAGAACTTTTACCACGACCTCAAGCGGCGGAATGATTAA
- a CDS encoding DUF433 domain-containing protein, with protein MVNSQETRYLCQSEKCKAGSGVEHVLGMLAAGDGSETLLKRYPWLEREDIGGCLAYVHPAQCILGP; from the coding sequence GTGGTGAACTCACAAGAAACACGATATCTATGCCAATCCGAGAAATGCAAGGCAGGCTCTGGTGTTGAACATGTGCTGGGCATGCTGGCGGCGGGGGACGGCTCTGAGACCCTGTTAAAGAGGTATCCCTGGTTGGAACGAGAAGACATAGGGGGATGCCTGGCTTATGTCCACCCTGCGCAGTGCATTCTTGGGCCTTAA
- a CDS encoding antitoxin: MQAERHVRLFRNGRNQALRIPREFELPGNEAIIRKEGDRLIVEPVQRRSLLALLATWEPLEEDFPEIKDLHPDPVDL, encoded by the coding sequence ATGCAAGCAGAACGCCATGTCCGTTTATTCAGAAACGGCCGCAATCAGGCGCTACGAATTCCCCGCGAATTCGAGCTGCCCGGAAATGAGGCCATTATCCGTAAAGAAGGTGATCGACTAATCGTCGAACCGGTCCAGCGTCGCTCATTACTGGCGTTGCTCGCCACATGGGAGCCGCTGGAAGAGGACTTCCCGGAAATCAAAGACTTGCATCCTGATCCTGTTGATCTTTAA
- a CDS encoding type II toxin-antitoxin system VapC family toxin has translation MMAEYRYLLDTNILSSLIKKPSGTVASRIATVGENTICTSIIVACELRYGAAKKASPLLSQKINALLSAIDVLPLDNEVDRSYGDLRAMLEKVGTPIGANDYLIAAQALCLELVLVTGNMGEFSRVPDLKVENWLVAK, from the coding sequence ATGATGGCCGAATATCGCTATCTACTCGATACCAACATTCTGTCCAGCCTCATCAAAAAACCCTCTGGCACGGTCGCAAGTCGGATTGCCACAGTGGGAGAAAATACCATTTGTACCAGCATTATCGTCGCTTGCGAACTCCGCTATGGTGCCGCGAAAAAAGCTTCACCCCTCCTCTCTCAGAAGATTAATGCGTTGCTCTCGGCAATCGATGTACTGCCCTTGGATAATGAGGTAGACAGGTCCTATGGCGATTTGCGGGCAATGCTAGAAAAAGTCGGCACGCCGATTGGAGCCAATGATTACCTAATTGCAGCGCAGGCCCTTTGCTTGGAACTGGTATTGGTAACCGGTAACATGGGAGAGTTTTCTAGAGTGCCTGATCTCAAAGTGGAAAACTGGCTAGTGGCCAAGTGA